The genomic region TGATTGTACACAGCTGTAAGTGGTGTTGGGTTTACGGTAGGTCCAAAATGACACATACCCTACAACCAAACTTCCTTTATAATGGAAATGATACCCTATTTTTTATACTTTGTAAACATTTTTGTTTATTATATATTTTTAATTCCTAGTGACCAACCCTTAGTAAGATGGCCAAATGGCCTTCGGATGCCTCTATTCCCTATTGGTAATAGGTATGATAGTCCTATTCAAAGATGAAAATAGACCGTTCGTATCAATTTGAGTTTAAACACTAACTTTTTCCATTTTGTGGCGTCTTAAATATTAGGACAGGTTTGGATGTTATTCACGAATGTGTTGAAAGCCTTTGTACGGGGTAAAAATGAAGCAAAGTTCGCCGGACAATATGTACAAATGAGAGCAGCTAGTGATAGGAGGGATGAACGATGCTATGGGGAAAAGACCCCAAAAAAAGAACGAAATTTGGAAGATTTTTAGATGAGAGAGATATTTATCAGAAGGATTTTGCTGAGGCTTCAGGCATTTCTAATAAGACGGTGTCAAAGTTATGTAAGGATCCGCTCTATACTCCTCGTTACGTGCAATTTATGAAGATTAAAAAGGGATTTGAAAACCTGGGACTTGATCCTATCGAATACGAGGACTTTTGGTGGTAAAAAATGGATCACAAACAAATAACCTGCGACATCAATGCGATGATGATCGGTGATTCGCAGGTTATTTTGTACCGTTTTTAGGTTTAAGCAACCAATGTAGTAAACATCTAACCGTTGTTAATTTTCATTATTAAGTATGCGTGATTCAACCATTATTAAGGTTTTAAAATATCGTGGTCAACGTAGCGCTCACCGTTCAACTCACTAATGACGTTAATGGCAACTCTAGCACCGTCACCTGCCGTCACTATCGTATGAACGCTCACACCTGCAATAGTACCTGCTGCCCAGATACCTTTGATGCTGGTTTGTCCGTTTTGGTCCACATCAAGAATCTTTTTAATTCGAGGTTCTGTACCTGGTTTTGATTGTAGTCCAACTTTCTCAGCCAAATCAGCCAATACCCCTGTTGCAATAATAACATGCCTTGCTTCGTACGCTTGGTCTTCTGTTTTAACGACAAAACTTTCTCCTACTTTTTCTATGTTCGTGACAGTACCTTCGGTCAATTTTGTACCGAATTTGGCCGCTTGCTTCTTCCCTGTTTCAACCAAGTCAGGACCTGTGACTTCCTCAACCCCATAATGGTTCTCAATCCATGCTTTTTTTGTAATAGACTTGTCATTATCTATTAACAATGTTTGTTTTCCTGCCTTCGCTGCAAATAAAGCAGCGCTAGCGCCCGCAGGACCTGCTCCAATGACTGCAATATCGTACATGTTTATCCCTCCAGCGTTTAAGATTTTGTACTTTTTGTACTATTTGTACTTTTATTGTACGTTTGGGACCAAGAACTGTAAAGCAACACGCTCAATTACTTTATCTTGTCATATTGATTAACTTTTCCTTGCCTGCTGAGGTATCTATCTAAGTTTTTTTACCTCAAAC from Caldalkalibacillus salinus harbors:
- a CDS encoding helix-turn-helix domain-containing protein, producing MLWGKDPKKRTKFGRFLDERDIYQKDFAEASGISNKTVSKLCKDPLYTPRYVQFMKIKKGFENLGLDPIEYEDFWW
- a CDS encoding FAD-dependent oxidoreductase is translated as MYDIAVIGAGPAGASAALFAAKAGKQTLLIDNDKSITKKAWIENHYGVEEVTGPDLVETGKKQAAKFGTKLTEGTVTNIEKVGESFVVKTEDQAYEARHVIIATGVLADLAEKVGLQSKPGTEPRIKKILDVDQNGQTSIKGIWAAGTIAGVSVHTIVTAGDGARVAINVISELNGERYVDHDILKP